A genomic stretch from Primulina huaijiensis isolate GDHJ02 unplaced genomic scaffold, ASM1229523v2 scaffold28913, whole genome shotgun sequence includes:
- the LOC140967847 gene encoding uncharacterized protein translates to MTSITMGPSLTSFTTNIIRTHNKFSSTSLANGRGIRAMRIEKSLEELYNVRVERKVSKDRLSELGVSRWSVWKTGKCRIPWDWHVDQLVYVEEGEVRVVPQGSKRYMQFLARDLIRYPKWLEADL, encoded by the coding sequence ATGACTAGCATTACGATGGGTCCATCCCTTACCTCCTTCACCACAAACATAATCAGGACGCataataaattttcaagcacCAGTCTCGCAAATGGTCGAGGCATACGAGCTATGAGGATAGAGAAGTCACTGGAGGAGCTCTACAACGTGAGAGTGGAAAGGAAGGTGTCAAAAGATAGGTTATCGGAGCTTGGTGTTTCGAGGTGGTCTGTGTGGAAGACAGGGAAATGCAGGATTCCATGGGACTGGCACGTCGATCAGCTGGTTTATGTCGAGGAAGGGGAAGTGAGGGTCGTGCCTCAAGGGAGCAAGCGGTACATGCAATTCTTGGCTAGGGACTTGATTCGGTATCCAAAATGGCTTGAAGCAGATCTT